CTCCCACATGCCGGGCACTTTCTGCTGCTGTATCTTGGATCAACCTTCACAACCGGGATCCCTCTCCATTGTGCCTTGTACTCGATGATCTGGTGTAGCTTCCTTCGGGGCCAAATGCTCAAACGACGATTCATCCCCCTGCCGCTGTTCGGCTTGAACCCCTTCAGATCCTCGAGCACTACCGTCGACCTCTTCCGTTCGGTGAATGAGAGCACCGCGTTCGCCACATGATGTAGCCTGTACTCGATGCGGCGGTGCTCCCTAGTTCCCTCTCTCCGACACAGGGAACGCGAGGTCCGTCTATCGTGCGCCTTCTTCTTCTGGAGTCTCTTCCGTCGGTAGTGATGCCGTTGCTGGATGGTGGATACATCGCGATAGTCTGCCTTCACGGCCACTGCGTTATCGCCTTTGACGAACACTCCATCAAGGCTTCGCTCGTTCGTGTCTAGCGAGAGTACAGACTCGGGAATGTAAGGCTTGGGAGTTGCCTTCCTGAAGGCGATGATAACTCGGTCTGGAAGAAGCGTCATCGATCCAAGGGAGAGGGTGTTGTCGTCGAGATACTTGCGATGATACTGGCTCACGACCAGGTTGAGCTTGACGTGGCATCCTGCCCTGATTGGTAGGTCAATAACGCCGTTCTCTCGGTCGAGCCTGTAAGCCTGATTATCGGCCTTCATCATCAATCGCTTGACATATGGAATGCTTGTGGCATTCCCTCTGCTGACGCGCCTGCGATGGTTCCTGAGGATCCCCGCGGCCACCTCGAACGAGGAGACGAGATGCTTGGCATACATCCTCGGATGCTCTTCCCGGAAGCTCTTGTAGACCAGCTTCGAAAGGGCGTTTCTCGAGGTCACCCGGGCTTGAAGGCCTGCGCGTATCGCACTGTTGACGGCCAGCCTGAAATCCTCGAGCAGGAACCTCGCTTCGGGAGGGAGGCCGGAATCCAGACGGAAGACGATGCCTTTGAACAGCATCTCCTCCCTCAAAATCATTGTTCTATTAGACATGGCGGACTACAGGTAGCTGCAGGAACAGAGGAAGCCTCCTAGTCGTCATTTCCACCACCCGAGTTTTGACGGAACCCCATGTCGGCAACCCTTAAATAGGACATCGATATTAGATGGCCCGAAGAGCGGTCTGACGGCCATAGTGGCGGGGCCACACCTGGTCTCATTCCGAACCCAGAAGTTAAGCCCGCCTACGTTCTTCGTGGTACTGAGGTGCGCGAGCCCTCGGGAAGCCCAAGGCCCTTCGGGGCCTCTTGGCCGTAGCGGCTAGATACGCTAGCCAGGTACCTTCGGGTACAGGGTGAACCGTATTGTTTGAAACCGCTACGGGCTTGGTAAGCTGTCAGCCACTCTTCTTTTCCATTCTTCATATGTGCGGTCCGGACCCTGGTACTCACCGCGAAGGGTTTATATGAGCACAGATGGTTTTTCCAGATGGAGCTGGCCCAATTGGCTTTGACCGAAGAGGAGAAATTGATTCTTGTAGCCATCCTCGCCATCGTCATGCTCTTCGTGGTCCTCTTCGAGATCAGGTACATGCGCGGAAAGAGCAGGGAGGTCAGGCGCTCGTCCCAGAGGAAGGACGAGGCGTTCAACTCGATCCACACCACGCGCTCGGTCATCAACGCCATGCAGCGCCAGGGAGCGATCACCGGCTCGGCAGAGCAGCTCGTCAGCCAGGCTAAGCTTGCAATGCAGAGAGGAGACTACGACAGATGCGAGACGCTGTGCCAGAGTGCCAGGGACCAGCTGACCGGCCCGCCGTCCAGAAAGCAGGCTGCAGGTATTACAGCGCAGGAATCCGTTGTCGAATCCGAGCGCCTGGAGAAGATCGCTGAGAGCATCCTGTCCTCGAAGCCCGCATCATCAAGGGCCGACTCATACAAGGGCACAAAGCTGTCGTTAGATGAGGACGGGAACTACCTGAGCGCCAAGTTCGAGATCTCCAGAGCGAAGGCGGACATCGGTAGGGCGGTCGAACACGGGTCTGAGACTGGAGCGGCACAGAGCTTTCTGACGGATGCGGAATCCGCCTTCGTCACCGGCAGCTATGCCAAGGCACTCTCGCTTGCGCTCAAGGCCCGGAAGGCCATAAGCCAGGAAGCAGAGGGCGAGACCATACCTCTCAAGGCCGGCTATGAACCCGAAGAGCCTGAGGCCGAACCGACAGCGGAGGAGATGTCCTCCAGGGTCGAGGACGAGTGCACTAGCTGCGGAGCCCCAATCGAGCGCGGAGATGCGTTCTGCCACAAGTGCGGTGCGAAGTCTCAGAAGGAGCGGATCTGCAAGTCTTGCGGGACGAAGCCGAGAGCTTCGGACATGTTCTGCCGGAAGTGTGGCTCCAGAGTGGACTAGGACTTCCCGTGTTTGTTCTTCACTATGATGGCTGCTAGAGCGCCCGCGCCGAACCCATTGTCTATGTTGACCACACCTATGCCGCTCGAGCAGCTCGAGAGCATCCCAAGAAGCGCTGCGATGCCTTCGAAACTCGCTCCGTAGCCAACGCTCGTGGGGACTGCTATGACCGGCCTGCAGGTGAGGCCCGCGACGACGCTCGGAAGGGCTCCCTCCATGCCTGCGAGAACGATGATCGCATCTGCGGAGTCGAACTGCCTCATGTTGGATGTCAATCTATGGATCCCTGCGACCCCGACATCGAAAAGCCTCTCCACCTTGCATCCGAGCAGCTCGCAGGTGACGGCTGCCTCCTCAGCAACTGGTATGTCAGAGGTCCCCGCGGTGATGACAAGGACCTTTCCGACATTCGGTTTCTTGGCCACCCCGACAGTCACTATCCTTGCCTCGGGGTACCACTTGACCTTCGGGCCGAGCTTATCCCTTAGTTTCTGATACTGCTTCTCCGTGATACGGGTGAAGACGGCCTCGTCCTCCCTGGACAGGATGCGCGCAGCTATGTCGATGATCTGTTGGTCTGTCTTGCCGGGCGAATAGATTGCCTCGGGGATACCTTTCCTCAGCTCCCTGTGATGGTCTAGCTTTGCGAACCCGAGGTCGTCGTAGGGGAGCGTCCGCAGATGCTCGAGTGCTTCCCCGACCGTGCACTCTCCCTTGCTGAGCCTGTCAAGGACCTTCTCGATCTTCTTGGGGTTCATCTGACCAGCACCTCGTTCAAGCTCCCCATCCGGTAACCTTCCAGGTCGAGGGCGACATATGTGAATCCGAGCGACCTCAGTTTCTTGGTGATTGTGATTCTCGTCCCAGGTGATGCAAGCTTCGACAAGTCCTTCGGTGAGACCTCGATTCGTGCGATGTCTCCATGGATCCTGACTCTCACCTCATCGAAGCCTTTCGCCTTGAGGAACTCCTCGGCCTCCTCAATCATCGTCAGCTTCTCCCGCGTGATCATCTCTCCGTAGGGGATCCGGGACGCTAGGCAAGGGCTCGAGCTCTTGTGCGCAGTGGGCAGTCGGAGCGTTTTCGATATCGCTCTCACATCGGCTTTCGTCAGCCCTGCCTCTGCGAGAGGACTTCTCACACGCATCTCCTCCTTTGCCCTGAGCCCTGGCCTGTAGTCATTCTTGTCATCTGCGTTCGATCCGTCGATGATCTCGGTGAGCCCCCTCTCGTCAGCGATGCCCCGGATATGCTTGAGGTCGTCGAGCTTGCAGAGGTAGCATCTGTCTGGCGGATTGGTGATGAATGATTTGTCGTTCATAGGGTCCACATTAACAACCAAATGCCTAATGCCGATCTCCTGGGCGACAGCCTTGGCATTTCTCAGTTCTGACGCTGGGTACACGGGGGAGTTGATGGTGATTGCCATGGTCTTCTTCCCAAGCTCGTCCTTGGCGATCTTTGCGACGAGCGTTGAGTCTGTCCCGCCGGAGAAGGCGACTGCCGCTGAACACATGGAGCGGACGATGTCCCTCAACCTTGCCATCTTTCTATCGAGCGTTCTCATGGCATGTCTGGCAATGTCCTGCCGCTATTTCAACGCTAGTGGGTCAAGCTCCGCGGACGGTACCGTTCCGGCTGTGACGACAGGCTGCAAGATACGCCTCAGAACGGCCCCTATTTGGTAATCAATATATACAGACGAGCGACGTTTGAAGAAGGCCAGCTGAGCTTTGGAGGAAAGCATGGCAGAGGAGAACACCGTTTACATCGGTAAGAAAGCTACAATGAACTACGTCCTCGCCGTGGTGTCGCAGATCAATGCTGGTAGCGACAGCGTGGTAATCAAAGCGAGAGGACGCGCCATAAGCAGGGCTGTGGACGTTGCGGAGATCGTGAGGAACAGATTCGTCCGGGGACTGGCATACAAGGATGTGAAGATAAACACTGAGTCCTTGCCAGGCCACGACGGCGGAAACGCAAACGTCTCCTCGATCGAGATCTACATGGCCAAGTAGACCTCATGGGACGATTGGTGGTTGGTCCGAGCTCAGGCACCTTCAGGGCAATCCTTTGAATTCTTCTCCCCAGGGTGTTCGTGTAGTGGCCCATGCATGACGTTTATCATAGGCTATGTCGATTGGCCGTACAGGAGAGCGCGTTGATCTGTCAGGTGACCCGATGATTCTCGTGAAGTTGGGCGGAAGCGTGATCACGTACAAGGCGAAGCTCAGGACCTTCAAGCGGTCATCGTGCGACAGGCTTGCGAAGGAGCTGAGCATAGTCAACGCGCCTCTCGCAATCGTCCATGGCGCTGGCTCTTTCGGGCACATCGAGGCCAAGAAACACAGCCTCCACAAGGGTTTCAGGGCCAACTCACAGCTCCATCATGTCGCCGCTGTCCAGCGGGATGTCAGAGAGCTCAATCTGAGGGTATTGGTCTCTCTCATCGACAACAGCATCAGAGCGGTGTCGGTACCTCCCGCATCGGCAGCGAAGTTCCGCGGGGGCATGATCAGGAAGTTCGAGCCAGACACATTCGGACAGATGTTCGACCTTGGACTGACGCCAGTGTCTTTCGGTGACGTGGTCCCAGACGAATCTATGGGCTTCTCGATATGTTCGGGCGACCTGATGATGGAAGCAATCGCGAAGGCCTTCAGCCCCAAGCTCGTAGTATTCTGCGCTGACGTCGACGGTGTATATGATAGCGATCCGAAGCGCAACAAAAAGGCAAGACTAATCCCCGAGCTTGACAGTTCGAAGCTCGCGGATCTCAAGAGGACCGAATCCGCGAACGCTGATGTCACGGGCAGCATCTACGGCAAAGTCGAGCGCATGCTGGCCATCGCTCAGTACTGCGAAAAGTGTATGATAGTGAACGGCAATGTGCCGGGTAGACTGGGAAAGGCGGTGTCGGGCCGGGAAGTGGCCTCGACAGTTGTAGTCCCGGGATAGGTGTGCACATGTCGGGCGAGGGCGAGACGCCGGAGAGGCTCATTGAGCGCAGGAAAGGGGACCATGTCGAGATCTGCGCCAAGGAGGACCTGAGCCAGGACTACATCTACTGGGACGATGTCAAGCTCGTCCACAACCCGCTGCCAGAAGTGAACCTCGAGGACATCGACACATCCACGACCATCTTCGGACGGAAGCTGAAAGCGCCCCTCGTGATATCGGCAATGACCGGCGGTTACGGGAAGGCCGAGGCGATCAACAGGAGCCTGGCGTCCGTTGCTGAGCAGTTCGGCATAGGCATGGGAGTGGGGAGCCAGAGGGCGGCTCTGGAGAACCCGGACGTCGCACGCACGTACTCCGTGATCAGGGAGTTCGACATACCTCTGAGGATTGGCAATCTGGGCGTTCCGCAACTGATCAAGCAGGGCCTGAAGTCTGCGTTGGGGGTCGATGAGGGCAGGGCTGCGATGGAGATGGTGGACGCGCATCTTCTCGCGGTGCACCTGAACTATCTCCAGGAGATCGTCCAACCCGAGGGCGATACCAAGAGCAGGGGCGGTCTAGCGGCGCTCGAGAAATTCGCATCTGCTCTGCCCGTGATCGCCAAGGAGACTGGTGCAGGCATCCCAAGAGAGACGGCGCTCAAGTTGAAGAAGGCCAAGGTAAAGGGCCTGGATGTGGGCGGCCTGGGAGGCACGAGCTTTTCCGCCGTTGAATACTACAGGGCGAAGTCCGCTGGCGACTCCGGGAGGGTGAACATCGGCCGGACCTTCTGGGACTGGGGCATACCAACCCCGGTCGCAGTCGTTGTGGCCAACGTAGGCCTTCCGATCATATCCACGGGAGGGCTCAGGAGCGGGCTCGATGTCGCCAGAGCCGTTGCCATAGGCGCCGGATGCGCGGGCATGGCTGGCAGACTGTTGCCAGCTGCTCTCAAAGACAGGGAATCGGTCGCGGCCGAGGTGGGCACCATCATCGAGGAGCTGAAGGCTGCGATGTTCTTGGTCGGCGCGAAGGACATGCGGGAGCTGGCGGCCACCAAAGCGATCATCACAGGCCGGTCCAGGGAGTGGCTGGATCAGTTGTCGGGGTGACGGTCATGGTCTTTCCAGAGGAATACGAGGACAGGGTCAGAAAGATCAACGAGTATCTGATGCACACGTTGGATGTCATCGAGGACAAGAACCTCAAGGCGGCGATGGCGCACTATCCAGCGGCCGGCGGGAAGCGCCTCAGGCCTCTTCTCTCCACGATAACATGCGAGGCTGTAGGCGGGAAGGCCGATTCCGCGGTCCCGTTCGGGGTGGCGCTGGAGATCGTTCACAACTTCACGCTCGTCCACGACGATGTGATGGACGAGGACTACACCCGGAGGGGGATTAAGACCGTTCACGCGCAGTACGGGGTCCCGGAAGCGGTCCTCTCAGGCGATGCTCTATTCGCGCGCGCGTTTGAGGTCGTGCTCGATTCCGATGTCGAAGACGGGTCCCTGGTCAGATTGGTCCGCATACTTGCAAGAGCCGTGAGGCTTCTGGCAGAGGGACAGCAGATGGACATGGACTTCGAGGATGCAAAGATGGTGACCTCCGACCAGTACATGAAGATGATCGAGCTCAAGACGGCGGTGCTCTACTCGGCAGCCGCTCAGGGAGGGGCGATCGTAGGAGGCGCCTCCGATCACCAGGAAGACGCATTGGCGGAGTATGGCCGGCTCATGGGACTCGGATTCCAGATCTGGGACGATGTCCTGGACCTCGAATCGACTCAAGAATCATTCGGGAAACCCGTCCTCAACGACATCAGGAACGGCAAGAAAACGCTCATCGTGGTCCAGGCGCTCGAGGACCTCAGTGGGCCGGAAAGGACAGAGTTCCTATCCATTCTCGGGAACAAGAAGGCGACCAAGGGGCAGCTTGAGAGGGCCAGGGATATCCTTGAGGACGTGGGCGCGATAGAACACGCGACCAAGGTCGCCGACGGACTCATCAAAGAGGCCAAGGACCAGCTCAAAACCCTCAAGGACTCGCCACATAAGAAGGGTCTGATGGCCTTTGCAGACTACATGGTAAAGAGGAAGACCTAGACGACGCCGGTCTTCGTGAGCTTGAAGTTGGCGTTCCTGCCCTCTTCGAGATGCCTGTGCTTTATGATGACGGCTCTTCTCGAGCCGGTGCCGACCTTGTCTAGTCTGACGATAGCTTTGGCGTTGTGCAGCAGGACATGGCCGCCCAGAGGTTCGAAGGTCCCCTTGTCTATGTCGGTGTAGACCTGTGATGTGAGTACTACGGGGATGTCCTTGCTCCGCGAGACCCCGAGCAGCTTCGCCAGCTGGGGGCTGAGGGACTTGCGAACGCCTCTCTCCTCGTCGTTCCTCGTCAGTCTGTAGTGTATGGTTGCGGAGTCAAGGATGATGACTCCTACCTCGAGCGAGCTCTCCGCCAGCTTGACCGCTTTGTCCACGAACTTCTCCTGCTCGTCAAAAGAGTGCGGTTCGAAGAACAGGATGTTCTTCATCACATCCTCGTAGTTTTCGCCCGCCATCTGTTGGAGGCGTTCGAGGGAGACTCCCTCGGTATCGATGTAGATCACCTTCTTTCCGGTGACCGCGACGTTCCTAGCGACCTGAAGGCATATGTTCGTCTTGCCCGTGCCCGCCTCGCCGAAGAACAGGGTTATGGCTCCACCTTCCAGGCCTCCTTCGAGGAGTCCGTCCAAAGCTTCAGAGCCTATGGGCAGGTGAACCATATGCCACGATTGGGGTGGTTGGTGATAAGCGTTACTAGTGCATGGAGCCGGACCGTGAAGCAGACCCGATTCAGACAATCTTATTATTGCGGAGCCCTTTCCAGCAACCGTGGCTGTTCACAGGGTCGGCGCCGAGGCGAAGTTGGACTCGGACGTATGGATGGGTAGGGACGTGGTGTTCAAACAGCGTGTCGTCAAGAGCTATAGGCACCCCACCCTTGACAGATCCCTCCAGAACTTCAGGATCAAGAACGAGGTCCGCCTTATGCTCGAGGCAAGGAAGGCCGGCATCGCCGTTCCGATAATATACTCCGTTGACCTCGCCGAGAACAGGATCGTCATGGAGGAGGTCAAGGGGGTGAGGGTCAAGGACGCCCTTGAGAACCTGCCGATGGACAAGGCCGAAGAGGTCTGCCGCAAGATTGGGGAGATCGCCGCGAGGATGCACATGAGCGACATAGTCCACGGGGACCTCACGACAAGCAACATGCTCCTTGAGGGGGACAGGATCGTTGTCATCGATTTCTCACTCGGTTCGAAGACATCGGAGCTCGAGGACAAAGGCGTGGACATGCATCTGCTCGAGGAGGCTTTCCACTCGGCCCACTACAGGCGGAGCGAGCTCTACGAGACCGTGAAGGATTCATATGTCAAGGCGTATCCCGGAGGGGCCGAGGTCCTGAAGAAGGTCAAGGAGATCGAGAAGAGGGGGCGGTACACACGCAAAGAATAGCCTTCGTCACCAGCAACGACGGCAAGTTCAGGGAGATCTCTCAGCAGATGAAGGAGCACGGATACGAGATCGAGCACATCAAGACGACCTATCCAGAGATACAGACGGATACCCTCGAAGCGACGATCGTTCCAGGACTCATCTGGCTGATGGAACGATACAACCGTCCGTTGTTCATAGACGACTCCGGCCTGTTCATAGACGCGCTCAAAGGCTTCCCGGGCGTGTTCTCGTCCTACGTTTTCAAGACGATCGGATGTGACGGTATACTGAGGCTCATGGAAGGCGTGAAGGACCGGTCTGCCAGGTTCGAGTGCTGCATAGGATTCATGGCGCCAGGGAAGGAACCTCACATGTCAAAAGGGCTCGCGAAAGGCTCGATTTCCGAGAAGAAGGCCGGAACCGGCGGTTTTGGATACGACCCAGTGTTTGTGCCAGAGGGTGATTCGAGGACATACGCCGAGATTGAGGTGTCAGAGAAGAACAGGATATCTCACAGAGGCCGGGCGATTGAGCAGTTCTTGAAGGACCTGCCCAGGCTGATGCCATAAAAGGAACAGAATCCTTTTAATGAGGTCTGCGTTAATCTGGTGCTCATAGCACACCATGGGGTAGTGGTCTAGCTTGGTATGATACGTGCTTTGGGAGCATGAGGTCATCGGTTCAAATCCGATCTACCCCACCATCACTTTGTCTGGCTGGATTTCAGTTCCGCCCAATTGAATCCAAATTCGAAGGATGAGGGAAATCGATTGACGAACCCGAC
This genomic window from Candidatus Thermoplasmatota archaeon contains:
- a CDS encoding Kae1-associated serine/threonine protein kinase, with protein sequence MAVHRVGAEAKLDSDVWMGRDVVFKQRVVKSYRHPTLDRSLQNFRIKNEVRLMLEARKAGIAVPIIYSVDLAENRIVMEEVKGVRVKDALENLPMDKAEEVCRKIGEIAARMHMSDIVHGDLTTSNMLLEGDRIVVIDFSLGSKTSELEDKGVDMHLLEEAFHSAHYRRSELYETVKDSYVKAYPGGAEVLKKVKEIEKRGRYTRKE
- the albA gene encoding DNA-binding protein Alba; this translates as MAEENTVYIGKKATMNYVLAVVSQINAGSDSVVIKARGRAISRAVDVAEIVRNRFVRGLAYKDVKINTESLPGHDGGNANVSSIEIYMAK
- a CDS encoding polyprenyl synthetase family protein, translated to MVFPEEYEDRVRKINEYLMHTLDVIEDKNLKAAMAHYPAAGGKRLRPLLSTITCEAVGGKADSAVPFGVALEIVHNFTLVHDDVMDEDYTRRGIKTVHAQYGVPEAVLSGDALFARAFEVVLDSDVEDGSLVRLVRILARAVRLLAEGQQMDMDFEDAKMVTSDQYMKMIELKTAVLYSAAAQGGAIVGGASDHQEDALAEYGRLMGLGFQIWDDVLDLESTQESFGKPVLNDIRNGKKTLIVVQALEDLSGPERTEFLSILGNKKATKGQLERARDILEDVGAIEHATKVADGLIKEAKDQLKTLKDSPHKKGLMAFADYMVKRKT
- a CDS encoding XTP/dITP diphosphatase, with protein sequence MAFVTSNDGKFREISQQMKEHGYEIEHIKTTYPEIQTDTLEATIVPGLIWLMERYNRPLFIDDSGLFIDALKGFPGVFSSYVFKTIGCDGILRLMEGVKDRSARFECCIGFMAPGKEPHMSKGLAKGSISEKKAGTGGFGYDPVFVPEGDSRTYAEIEVSEKNRISHRGRAIEQFLKDLPRLMP
- a CDS encoding transposase; this encodes MILREEMLFKGIVFRLDSGLPPEARFLLEDFRLAVNSAIRAGLQARVTSRNALSKLVYKSFREEHPRMYAKHLVSSFEVAAGILRNHRRRVSRGNATSIPYVKRLMMKADNQAYRLDRENGVIDLPIRAGCHVKLNLVVSQYHRKYLDDNTLSLGSMTLLPDRVIIAFRKATPKPYIPESVLSLDTNERSLDGVFVKGDNAVAVKADYRDVSTIQQRHHYRRKRLQKKKAHDRRTSRSLCRREGTREHRRIEYRLHHVANAVLSFTERKRSTVVLEDLKGFKPNSGRGMNRRLSIWPRRKLHQIIEYKAQWRGIPVVKVDPRYSSRKCPACGRIQDSRMGTEFACECGWHLDRHINASINLLQTAVSKGLEVAGGLRFDPGAFQHDAMMILYEPAMAARSEPNGTSGVVGVT
- the fni gene encoding type 2 isopentenyl-diphosphate Delta-isomerase, with product MSGEGETPERLIERRKGDHVEICAKEDLSQDYIYWDDVKLVHNPLPEVNLEDIDTSTTIFGRKLKAPLVISAMTGGYGKAEAINRSLASVAEQFGIGMGVGSQRAALENPDVARTYSVIREFDIPLRIGNLGVPQLIKQGLKSALGVDEGRAAMEMVDAHLLAVHLNYLQEIVQPEGDTKSRGGLAALEKFASALPVIAKETGAGIPRETALKLKKAKVKGLDVGGLGGTSFSAVEYYRAKSAGDSGRVNIGRTFWDWGIPTPVAVVVANVGLPIISTGGLRSGLDVARAVAIGAGCAGMAGRLLPAALKDRESVAAEVGTIIEELKAAMFLVGAKDMRELAATKAIITGRSREWLDQLSG
- a CDS encoding isopentenyl phosphate kinase family protein is translated as MILVKLGGSVITYKAKLRTFKRSSCDRLAKELSIVNAPLAIVHGAGSFGHIEAKKHSLHKGFRANSQLHHVAAVQRDVRELNLRVLVSLIDNSIRAVSVPPASAAKFRGGMIRKFEPDTFGQMFDLGLTPVSFGDVVPDESMGFSICSGDLMMEAIAKAFSPKLVVFCADVDGVYDSDPKRNKKARLIPELDSSKLADLKRTESANADVTGSIYGKVERMLAIAQYCEKCMIVNGNVPGRLGKAVSGREVASTVVVPG
- the larE gene encoding ATP-dependent sacrificial sulfur transferase LarE, with protein sequence MRTLDRKMARLRDIVRSMCSAAVAFSGGTDSTLVAKIAKDELGKKTMAITINSPVYPASELRNAKAVAQEIGIRHLVVNVDPMNDKSFITNPPDRCYLCKLDDLKHIRGIADERGLTEIIDGSNADDKNDYRPGLRAKEEMRVRSPLAEAGLTKADVRAISKTLRLPTAHKSSSPCLASRIPYGEMITREKLTMIEEAEEFLKAKGFDEVRVRIHGDIARIEVSPKDLSKLASPGTRITITKKLRSLGFTYVALDLEGYRMGSLNEVLVR
- the larB gene encoding nickel pincer cofactor biosynthesis protein LarB, with the protein product MNPKKIEKVLDRLSKGECTVGEALEHLRTLPYDDLGFAKLDHHRELRKGIPEAIYSPGKTDQQIIDIAARILSREDEAVFTRITEKQYQKLRDKLGPKVKWYPEARIVTVGVAKKPNVGKVLVITAGTSDIPVAEEAAVTCELLGCKVERLFDVGVAGIHRLTSNMRQFDSADAIIVLAGMEGALPSVVAGLTCRPVIAVPTSVGYGASFEGIAALLGMLSSCSSGIGVVNIDNGFGAGALAAIIVKNKHGKS
- the radB gene encoding DNA repair and recombination protein RadB, with product MVHLPIGSEALDGLLEGGLEGGAITLFFGEAGTGKTNICLQVARNVAVTGKKVIYIDTEGVSLERLQQMAGENYEDVMKNILFFEPHSFDEQEKFVDKAVKLAESSLEVGVIILDSATIHYRLTRNDEERGVRKSLSPQLAKLLGVSRSKDIPVVLTSQVYTDIDKGTFEPLGGHVLLHNAKAIVRLDKVGTGSRRAVIIKHRHLEEGRNANFKLTKTGVV
- a CDS encoding zinc ribbon domain-containing protein, whose product is MELAQLALTEEEKLILVAILAIVMLFVVLFEIRYMRGKSREVRRSSQRKDEAFNSIHTTRSVINAMQRQGAITGSAEQLVSQAKLAMQRGDYDRCETLCQSARDQLTGPPSRKQAAGITAQESVVESERLEKIAESILSSKPASSRADSYKGTKLSLDEDGNYLSAKFEISRAKADIGRAVEHGSETGAAQSFLTDAESAFVTGSYAKALSLALKARKAISQEAEGETIPLKAGYEPEEPEAEPTAEEMSSRVEDECTSCGAPIERGDAFCHKCGAKSQKERICKSCGTKPRASDMFCRKCGSRVD